Proteins found in one Mucilaginibacter inviolabilis genomic segment:
- a CDS encoding glycoside hydrolase family 3 protein, with translation MPKFNNGICRALIIALNFIAVNAFAQRESYVQSLNTKNRWVDSVYNKLSRKQRIAQLLFVRAHTNKGKAYEDSVARVIKEEQVGGLVFFQGGPGRQAILVNKYQKLAEVPLLISMDGEWGLGMRLDSTISYPYQMTLGAIQDNNLIYKMGQQVAYDFKRLGIQINFGPDMDINNNPNNPVINYRSFGDNMYNVAKKGIAYFKGMQDAGLLTTAKHFPGHGDTNVDSHFDLPLLPYSRARLDSLEEYPFREAINAGISGIMIAHMNIPALDSTKRLPSTLSRPIVTGVLKDSLKFKGLVVSDAMEMKGVTKYFPNGEADVKAFLAGIDVIELSENSDRAIKLIRRAIRKGLISPEEFQTKVKKVLAAKYWAGLNRRQNISPVNLNEDLNRQTAKDLVQQLSDAAVTLLKGNSATLKLNPFLKTAIVSIGVDAPTVFQQEMAKSFPNCRIFMVAKNAPAIEVRNIMNWVKQYTQVIVGIHDTRLRPQSKLDYSADVRQMIADLAIRKGVVMSVFANAYTIAGLPGIEKSNALLVCYQMSAELQKSAAKVIAGTLKPTGKLPVSVNTSFPTGTGLGLQ, from the coding sequence ATGCCAAAATTCAATAACGGTATTTGCCGTGCTTTAATTATAGCACTTAATTTTATTGCAGTAAATGCTTTTGCACAAAGGGAAAGCTATGTACAAAGCCTGAACACAAAAAATCGTTGGGTTGATTCTGTTTATAATAAACTAAGTCGCAAGCAACGGATAGCCCAGTTGCTTTTTGTAAGAGCGCATACCAACAAAGGCAAAGCTTATGAAGATTCTGTTGCCCGGGTAATTAAAGAAGAGCAGGTGGGCGGCCTGGTTTTTTTTCAGGGTGGTCCAGGCAGGCAGGCTATATTGGTTAATAAATATCAGAAACTTGCAGAGGTACCTTTGCTTATTTCAATGGATGGTGAATGGGGCCTGGGTATGCGTCTGGATTCGACCATATCATACCCCTACCAGATGACACTCGGCGCTATACAGGATAATAACCTGATATACAAAATGGGGCAACAGGTAGCGTATGACTTTAAGCGCCTGGGTATCCAGATAAACTTTGGGCCTGATATGGATATCAACAACAACCCCAACAACCCGGTGATCAATTATCGTTCCTTTGGCGATAATATGTATAACGTGGCCAAAAAAGGTATAGCTTATTTTAAGGGGATGCAAGATGCCGGTTTGTTAACCACAGCCAAGCATTTTCCGGGTCATGGTGATACCAATGTAGATTCGCACTTTGATTTGCCTTTGCTGCCATACAGCCGTGCCCGTCTGGACTCGCTCGAAGAATATCCTTTCCGGGAGGCTATTAATGCCGGTATCAGTGGCATCATGATAGCGCACATGAACATACCCGCGTTGGATAGTACCAAACGTTTGCCTTCAACCTTGTCGCGCCCTATCGTAACAGGTGTTTTGAAAGATTCGTTGAAGTTTAAAGGATTAGTAGTATCTGATGCTATGGAGATGAAAGGTGTGACTAAATATTTTCCAAATGGGGAGGCTGATGTAAAAGCATTTTTGGCCGGCATTGATGTTATTGAATTATCAGAAAACTCCGATCGTGCCATTAAACTTATCCGTAGGGCTATTCGTAAAGGTTTAATCAGCCCTGAAGAATTTCAGACCAAAGTGAAGAAAGTACTGGCCGCCAAATATTGGGCCGGACTTAACCGCCGTCAAAATATTTCGCCGGTGAATTTGAATGAAGACCTGAACCGTCAAACGGCTAAAGACCTTGTACAGCAGTTGAGCGATGCAGCGGTAACTTTATTAAAAGGTAATTCGGCCACGTTGAAATTGAACCCCTTCCTTAAAACGGCCATTGTGAGTATTGGGGTAGATGCTCCTACCGTTTTTCAGCAGGAGATGGCCAAAAGCTTTCCTAACTGCCGCATATTTATGGTAGCCAAAAATGCCCCGGCTATTGAGGTTAGAAATATCATGAACTGGGTAAAGCAATACACCCAGGTAATTGTGGGGATACATGATACCCGCCTGCGCCCTCAAAGTAAACTGGATTACAGCGCTGATGTGCGCCAGATGATAGCTGATCTGGCCATTCGCAAGGGTGTGGTAATGAGTGTTTTTGCCAATGCCTACACTATAGCTGGTTTGCCCGGTATCGAAAAAAGTAATGCCTTGCTGGTGTGTTATCAAATGAGCGCGGAACTGCAAAAATCGGCTGCCAAAGTAATTGCCGGTACGTTAAAGCCAACCGGTAAATTACCGGTAAGTGTTAATACCTCTTTCCCAACAGGAACAGGTTTAGGGCTGCAATAG